Proteins from a genomic interval of Sugiyamaella lignohabitans strain CBS 10342 chromosome C, complete sequence:
- the TEC1 gene encoding Tec1p (Transcription factor targeting filamentation genes and Ty1 expression; Ste12p activation of most filamentation gene promoters depends on Tec1p and Tec1p transcriptional activity is dependent on its association with Ste12p; binds to TCS elements upstream of filamentation genes, which are regulated by Tec1p/Ste12p/Dig1p complex; competes with Dig2p for binding to Ste12p/Dig1p; positive regulator of chronological life span; TEA/ATTS DNA-binding domain family member; GO_component: GO:0005634 - nucleus [Evidence IEA,IEA,IEA]; GO_component: GO:0005634 - nucleus [Evidence IDA] [PMID 19218425]; GO_function: GO:0003677 - DNA binding [Evidence IEA]; GO_function: GO:0000978 - RNA polymerase II core promoter proximal region sequence-specific DNA binding [Evidence IDA] [PMID 9036858]; GO_function: GO:0001077 - RNA polymerase II core promoter proximal region sequence-specific DNA binding transcription factor activity involved in positive regulation of transcription [Evidence IDA] [PMID 9036858]; GO_function: GO:0001135 - RNA polymerase II transcription factor recruiting transcription factor activity [Evidence IGI,IMP] [PMID 16782869]; GO_function: GO:0043565 - sequence-specific DNA binding [Evidence IDA] [PMID 19111667]; GO_function: GO:0043565 - sequence-specific DNA binding [Evidence IDA] [PMID 19158363]; GO_function: GO:0003700 - sequence-specific DNA binding transcription factor activity [Evidence IEA]; GO_process: GO:0001300 - chronological cell aging [Evidence IMP] [PMID 21840851]; GO_process: GO:0001403 - invasive growth in response to glucose limitation [Evidence IMP] [PMID 12455687]; GO_process: GO:0036003 - positive regulation of transcription from RNA polymerase II promoter in response to stress [Evidence IDA] [PMID 9036858]; GO_process: GO:0010527 - positive regulation of transposition, RNA-mediated [Evidence IMP] [PMID 10652102]; GO_process: GO:0007124 - pseudohyphal growth [Evidence IMP] [PMID 8730867]; GO_process: GO:0007124 - pseudohyphal growth [Evidence IDA,IMP] [PMID 9036858]; GO_process: GO:0007124 - pseudohyphal growth [Evidence IMP] [PMID 9055077]; GO_process: GO:0006355 - regulation of transcription, DNA-templated [Evidence IEA,IEA]; GO_process: GO:0006351 - transcription, DNA-templated [Evidence IEA]), producing the protein MTTTTPITPLHSKQGQQQPYAFVKSDPFTNQGPPGSMESKKRSLDQIDNGNNNPHGHGHHKAGLLPSAFELTPPDSDRKPSTPTHHNTSLHRQQPLPPAYSQFSIVSNDMRIKHEQFGPDGSRNQNSHMHVFSQENIGMMNNHSAAAAAASLQHDRQALSTIPAPNHLPPHHHQQQQQMRMAYENEQQQQQMQRAHDRASGEEITTPMHIRGAPISNVAAYTGYLSRQKKECGDDANSTVWSQDVEEAFMEALRRIPRVGRRKITVQGRPCGRNELIADYIYQKTGKTRTRKQVSSHIQVLKHLLRDDAEFMSLVADSPSKDGSSNGMIPIVSPIFSKNSAGSKEQENVTGPRADIFMASPNKRPRFNNHPSSPYRFPNNTPMRSASTIGIPLSNSNHSPNGSGNPFPDGVSPLNFCMWKQVGSQIDRIYTQLIRPQFETPIKPKAFEHIATRFPAIAQLLASPSFKRTVPLVYGKVMLNISDDAEGLSAGQFKADVQFTINSPSSSNSNSSGSNSAHLLSPSNTASPGGSRRSRFHSYECVTNITSMGRDLLELKDNVPFAENLAQRFDRLFIPFTPDFWLPFINGFNENGKSDVKRNPQAAIAAITVTQKIICRQEDSSKICAVIVYEFEKAADNFSARTVFRRLTFNPSGQHPHHQQQQQQQRIEQPQLNPAPQLDASSPQQYQSSSPKLPTTVQQLPPRSRSVALFDSPLAHRGSQNNPSVQLSRQQSSPQQATYDIAQLQLYGQPPLSAPMTRSFSVAAVHPQSLSYPISAAPVAIAPHSGESLLDTDSFDNSAYPVDSETMVRSMTAFVESSAPSWTESDLMFSNDWYAPHTVGKGQLDDVSYSEMNTPLRVGRLSTGLLDSPSSVGMSRSHTDIGRPY; encoded by the coding sequence ATGACTACTACTACACCAATAACCCCTTTACACTCTAAACAGggtcaacagcagccttATGCATTTGTGAAAAGCGATCCTTTCACAAATCAAGGCCCTCCTGGATCTATGGAAAGCAAAAAGAGATCGTTGGATCAAATTGATAACGGCAATAATAACCCTCATGGCCATGGCCATCATAAAGCTGGTCTTTTGCCCTCGGCCTTTGAATTGACTCCCCCTGATTCTGACCGTAAACCTTCTACTCCTACTCATCACAACACATCTCTGCACCGTCAGCAACCACTTCCTCCAGCATACTCACAATTCTCGATTGTTTCAAATGACATGAGAATCAAGCACGAACAGTTTGGTCCTGATGGATctcgaaatcaaaatagCCATATGCATGTGTTTAGCCAAGAGAACATTGGTATGATGAACAATCacagtgctgctgctgccgctgcttctttaCAACATGACAGACAGGCTCTTTCTACCATTCCTGCTCCAAACCATTTACCtcctcatcaccaccaacaacaacaacagatgAGAATGGCTTATGAAAAtgagcaacaacagcaacaaatGCAGCGTGCTCATGACCGTGCCTCTGGCGAGGAGATTACTACTCCTATGCACATTCGAGGTGCTCCTATCTCCAACGTCGCTGCTTACACCGGCTATCTTTCTCGTCAAAAGAAGGAATGCGGTGACGACGCCAATAGCACTGTCTGGAGTCAAGACGTTGAAGAGGCTTTTATGGAGGCATTACGAAGAATCCCCAGGGTGGGTCGTCGTAAGATCACTGTTCAAGGTAGACCATGTGGTAGAAACGAGCTTATTGCTGATTACATCTACCAAAAAACTGGCAAGACCCGTACTAGAAAACAAGTGTCTAGTCATATTCAAGTATTAAAACACTTGCTCCGTGATGATGCTGAATTCATGTCGCTCGTGGCTGATAGCCCATCAAAGGACGGCTCGTCTAACGGTATGATCCCTATTGTATCACCCATCTTCTCGAAAAACTCGGCTGGTTCCAAGGAACAAGAGAATGTTACTGGTCCACGAGCGGATATTTTCATGGCATCCCCTAACAAACGACCAAGGTTCAACAACCACCCTTCTTCGCCTTATAGATTCCCCAACAATACCCCCATGAGATCGGCTTCTACCATCGGCATCCCATTGAGCAATTCCAATCACAGTCCTAATGGTTCAGGCAATCCATTCCCAGACGGAGTTTCTCCTCTTAACTTTTGCATGTGGAAACAAGTTGGCAGTCAAATCGACCGGATCTATACCCAACTAATTCGTCCCCAGTTTGAAACTCCCATTAAACCCAAGGCTTTTGAGCATATTGCTACCAGATTCCCTGCTATTGCCCAGTTACTTGCATCCCCTTCATTCAAGCGCACCGTGCCTCTTGTTTACGGCAAAGTCATGCTGAACATTTCCGATGACGCTGAAGGACTTTCTGCTGGCCAATTCAAAGCTGATGTACAATTCACCATTAACAGTCCATCTTCCAgtaacagcaacagcagtggtTCCAACTCTGCCCACCTCTTGTCTCCTTCAAACACAGCATCTCCAGGAGGCAGCCGCAGAAGCCGTTTCCACTCTTACGAATGTGTCACCAACATCACATCCATGGGCCGCGACCTGCTCGAGCTTAAAGATAATGTTCCCTTTGCCGAGAACCTAGCTCAAAGATTTGATCGGCTGTTCATTCCCTTTACTCCTGATTTCTGGCTACCATTTATCAACGGATTCAATGAGAACGGCAAGTCTGATGTTAAACGTAATCCACAAGCCGCCATTGCTGCTATCACCGTCACCCAAAAGATCATCTGTCGTCAAGAAGACTCGTCCAAGATCTGTGCTGTGATTGTCTATGAGTTTGAAAAGGCCGCCGATAACTTCTCTGCCCGTACCGTCTTTCGACGACTGACATTCAACCCCTCCGGAcaacatcctcatcatcagcaacaacagcaacagcaaagAATCGAGCAACCACAGTTGAATCCTGCACCTCAATTAGATGCATCCTCACCACAGCAATACCAATCCAGTTCACCCAAACTGCCAACCACTGTGCAACAACTTCCACCCCGATCTCGATCAGTAGCATTGTTCGACTCACCTCTTGCTCACCGTGGCAGCCAGAATAATCCCAGTGTTCAGCTGTCACGACAACAGAGCAGTCCTCAACAAGCTACTTATGATATTGCCCAACTCCAGCTTTACGGACAACCTCCACTATCAGCACCCATGACACGATCCTTctcagtggcagcagtcCACCCGCAATCACTGTCATACCCCATCTCTGCTGCCCCAGTGGCCATTGCTCCCCATAGCGGAGAGTCACTTCTCGACACGGACTCTTTCGACAACTCGGCTTATCCTGTTGACAGCGAGACCATGGTGCGATCCATGACTGCTTTCGTTGAGTCCTCCGCCCCATCCTGGACCGAGAGCGATCTCATGTTCTCCAACGATTGGTATGCTCCTCACACCGTCGGCAAGGGCCAACTGGACGATGTCTCATACAGCGAAATGAACACCCCCCTCCGAGTTGGCCGACTATCCACTGGACTTCTCGACAGCCCCTCGTCCGTCGGCATGAGCCGAAGCCACACCGACATCGGCAGGCCCTACTAA